Proteins found in one Plectropomus leopardus isolate mb chromosome 9, YSFRI_Pleo_2.0, whole genome shotgun sequence genomic segment:
- the LOC121948434 gene encoding uncharacterized protein LOC121948434: MLLKVKYQSTRKYVRLQSGFTFLDFINEVTNKFGLLDAAELDVFDDTDTAVEEDIFLELIEANPDLCLTVRDSISDEVVEDVILELVEVSPDSISEQDFSPSHHSTSSSLTDTLTSLSSSDNDLSSQREWGTPTGRNISSSKVMNRSTTEVSESEAAKEMVKNALLRKPGGEDVIEEYKSQNSLNHRTRRQLVNILASHMTKNHGRMPSRKQKEKYALGIIALFPSLKDPFSPKGYLNQDFLLLFGAETASKLLEKWDTAFRPKVIKEAKHLTQSTELCRLLKAAEKLTENDDATGRKRAKISPSDAVDKMVHFHKSCCSIDEHLRGREGKQSYILAAGQTQNRIDTFYIVVDKQLIPCQATSSLGAFDELFKSHYVFNLSYDESLVQLYTFVQTTIYNIDVTTTDESPRVRELRAKLIN; encoded by the exons ATGTTGCTGAAGGTGAAATACCAGAGTACCAGAAAGTACGTCAGATTACAGTCAGGTTTCACCTTTTTGGATTTCATCAATGAAG TCACAAACAAGTTTGGGCTTCTTGATGCTGCTGAACTTGACGTTTTTGATGACACCGACACGGCAGTGGAGGAAGACATCTTTCTTGAACTGATAGAGGCCAATCCGGATTTATGCCTGACAGTACGTGACAGCATTTCAGATGAAG TGGTGGAAGACGTCATTCTTGAACTGGTAGAGGTCAGTCCTGACAGCATTTCAGAGCAAG atttttctccTTCACATCATTCAACATCATCCTCCCTCACGGATACCCTCACATCACTTTCTTCAAGTGACAATGACCTCTCCAGTCAAAGAGAATGGGGGACTCCCACAGGCAGAAATATATCCAGCTCTAAAGTCATGAACAGGTCTACCACAGAGGTTTCTGAGTCAGAGGCTGCAAAAGAG ATGGTAAAGAATGCCTTGCTCAGGAAACCTGGAGGTGAGGATGTCATTGAAGAGTACAAGTCACAAAATTCGCTGAACCACCGCACCCGGAGACAGCTTGTCAACATATTGGCTAGCCATATGACTAAGAATCATGG GAGGATGCCTTCCCGTAAGCAGAAGGAGAAGTATGCCCTGGGAATTATTGCACTCTTTCCTTCACTGAAGGATCCTTTTTCTCCAAAGGGCTat CTGAATCAAgacttcctgctgctgtttggagCTGAAACAGCCTCCAAGTTGCTTGAGAAGTGGGACACAGCATTCAGGCCCAAGGTTATCAAAGAGGCCAAACACCTGACTCAGTCAACTGAGCTGTGCCGACTTCTGAAAGCTGCTGAGAAACTCACAGAGAACGATGACGCCA CTGGACGGAAGAGGGCCAAGATAAGTCCCAGTGATGCAGTAGACAAAATGGTACACTTTCACAAG TCATGCTGCAGCATCGATGAACACCTGCGAGGAAGAGAGGGTAAACAATCATATATCCTTGCTGCTGGCCAAACCCAGAACAGGATTGACACTTTCTACATCGTCGTGGACAAACAGCTCATCCCCTGCCAAGCTACCAGCTCGTTGGGTGCTTTTGATGAACTATTTAAATCCCACTACGTTTTCAACCTGTCTTATGATGAGTCCCTGGTCCAGCTCTACACTTTCGTGCAGACAACAATCTATAACATCGATGTTACCACAACAGATGAGTCTCCAAGAGTTCGTGAGTTACGTGCAAAACTCATCaactaa